The following are encoded together in the Macadamia integrifolia cultivar HAES 741 chromosome 10, SCU_Mint_v3, whole genome shotgun sequence genome:
- the LOC122090830 gene encoding ketohexokinase-like isoform X2 has translation MVTMMMLSLPSTFPNTTHTTSPIPFLHLSSSSSSCAASLCSFSHSFIHRSIVDCRRRKSKCWNMSSLPPSFRASAEAASSSVPPFPEKHIVVGCGCITVDFLAAVSAYPKPDDKIRSTSLKVQGGGNAGNALTCAARLGLNSRLISKVADDSQGRAILEELEADGVDTSYFVVSKEGNSPFTYVIVDSQRKTRTCIHSPGNPPMVPGDLSQAILSSALDGARLAYFDGRLHETALIVAQEANCRKIPILIDAERPREGLDSLLNVADYIVCSEKFPQAWTEAPSIPSALVSMLVRLPKIKFVIVTLGEDGCIMLDRHVEEIPELEEMDVDSAVGLLRQKIDGDNAIPTCIPSKSVMRLKADGIGVVNGKLFMGTAEKIPASELVDTTGAGDAFIGATLYAICADMPLEKMLPFAAQVAAAGCRALGARSGLPWHTDPRLAPFLS, from the exons ATGGTGACGATGATGATGTTGTCATTGCCCTCCACATTCCCCAACACCACGCATACAACATCTCCCAttcccttcctccatctgtcttcttcctcttcttcctgtGCTGCTTCACTCTGCAGTTTCTCCCACTCTTTTATCCATCGTTCAATAGTCGATTGTAGGAGGAGGAAGAGCAAGTGCTGGAACATGTCTTCGTTGCCCCCATCGTTCCGGGCATCAGCTGAAGCTGCTTCATCTTCGGTTCCTCCATTCCCTGAGAAACATATCGTT GTTGGTTGTGGCTGTATTACAGTGGATTTCTTGGCAGCCGTTTCTGCTTATCCTAAACCCGATGACAAAATCCGTAGCACGAGCTTGAAG GTTCAAGGAGGTGGGAATGCTGGGAATGCTTTGACTTGTGCTGCTCGTTTGGGTCTCAATTCAAGGCTGATTTCTAAG GTTGCTGATGATTCTCAAGGGAGAGCTATACTGGAGGAACTAGAAGCTGATGGTGTAGATACTTCTTATTTTGTG GTTTCGAAGGAGGGAAACTCGCCATTTACCTATGTCATTGTTGACAGCCAAAG GAAGACTCGCACTTGTATTCACTCTCCAGGAAACCCTCCCATGGTGCCAGGTGATCTTTCCCAGGCAATCTTATCATCTGCTCTTGATGGAGCAAGACTAGCATACTTTGATGGAAGATTGCACGAGACTGCTTTAATTGTGGCACAAGAG GCAAATTGCAGGAAAATACCTATTTTAATTGACGCTGAGAGACCAAGGGAAGGGTTGGATAGTCTTTTGAATGTAGCAGATTATATTGTATGCTCAGAGAAATTTCCTCAG GCATGGACAGAGGCCCCGTCAATTCCTAGTGCGCTTGTATCCATGCTTGTGAGAttgccaaagatcaaatttGTAATTGTGACCCTTGGAGAAGATGGCTGCATAATGCTTGATAGACATGTAGAAG AAATTCCTGAGCTGGAAGAAATGGATGTAGACAGTGCAGTAGGATTATTAAGGCAGAAGATTGATGGTGATAATGCTATACCAACATGTATTCCATCCAAG TCAGTAATGAGGTTGAAAGCGGATGGGATAGGGGTGGTGAATGGGAAGTTGTTCATGGGAACAGCTGAGAAGATACCAGCTTCTGAGCTTGTTGACACTACTGGTGCTGGAGATGCATTTATTGGAGCAACTCTTTACG CTATTTGTGCAGATATGCCTCTAGAGAAAATGTTGCCTTTCGCTGCTCAAGTG GCAGCAGCTGGATGTAGAGCCTTAGGAGCTCGAAGTGGTCTTCCATGGCACACAGATCCACGTCTGGCTCCATTTTTATCTTAA
- the LOC122090830 gene encoding ketohexokinase-like isoform X1, whose amino-acid sequence MVTMMMLSLPSTFPNTTHTTSPIPFLHLSSSSSSCAASLCSFSHSFIHRSIVDCRRRKSKCWNMSSLPPSFRASAEAASSSVPPFPEKHIVVGCGCITVDFLAAVSAYPKPDDKIRSTSLKVQGGGNAGNALTCAARLGLNSRLISKVADDSQGRAILEELEADGVDTSYFVVSKEGNSPFTYVIVDSQRKTRTCIHSPGNPPMVPGDLSQAILSSALDGARLAYFDGRLHETALIVAQEANCRKIPILIDAERPREGLDSLLNVADYIVCSEKFPQAWTEAPSIPSALVSMLVRLPKIKFVIVTLGEDGCIMLDRHVEAEIPELEEMDVDSAVGLLRQKIDGDNAIPTCIPSKSVMRLKADGIGVVNGKLFMGTAEKIPASELVDTTGAGDAFIGATLYAICADMPLEKMLPFAAQVAAAGCRALGARSGLPWHTDPRLAPFLS is encoded by the exons ATGGTGACGATGATGATGTTGTCATTGCCCTCCACATTCCCCAACACCACGCATACAACATCTCCCAttcccttcctccatctgtcttcttcctcttcttcctgtGCTGCTTCACTCTGCAGTTTCTCCCACTCTTTTATCCATCGTTCAATAGTCGATTGTAGGAGGAGGAAGAGCAAGTGCTGGAACATGTCTTCGTTGCCCCCATCGTTCCGGGCATCAGCTGAAGCTGCTTCATCTTCGGTTCCTCCATTCCCTGAGAAACATATCGTT GTTGGTTGTGGCTGTATTACAGTGGATTTCTTGGCAGCCGTTTCTGCTTATCCTAAACCCGATGACAAAATCCGTAGCACGAGCTTGAAG GTTCAAGGAGGTGGGAATGCTGGGAATGCTTTGACTTGTGCTGCTCGTTTGGGTCTCAATTCAAGGCTGATTTCTAAG GTTGCTGATGATTCTCAAGGGAGAGCTATACTGGAGGAACTAGAAGCTGATGGTGTAGATACTTCTTATTTTGTG GTTTCGAAGGAGGGAAACTCGCCATTTACCTATGTCATTGTTGACAGCCAAAG GAAGACTCGCACTTGTATTCACTCTCCAGGAAACCCTCCCATGGTGCCAGGTGATCTTTCCCAGGCAATCTTATCATCTGCTCTTGATGGAGCAAGACTAGCATACTTTGATGGAAGATTGCACGAGACTGCTTTAATTGTGGCACAAGAG GCAAATTGCAGGAAAATACCTATTTTAATTGACGCTGAGAGACCAAGGGAAGGGTTGGATAGTCTTTTGAATGTAGCAGATTATATTGTATGCTCAGAGAAATTTCCTCAG GCATGGACAGAGGCCCCGTCAATTCCTAGTGCGCTTGTATCCATGCTTGTGAGAttgccaaagatcaaatttGTAATTGTGACCCTTGGAGAAGATGGCTGCATAATGCTTGATAGACATGTAGAAG CAGAAATTCCTGAGCTGGAAGAAATGGATGTAGACAGTGCAGTAGGATTATTAAGGCAGAAGATTGATGGTGATAATGCTATACCAACATGTATTCCATCCAAG TCAGTAATGAGGTTGAAAGCGGATGGGATAGGGGTGGTGAATGGGAAGTTGTTCATGGGAACAGCTGAGAAGATACCAGCTTCTGAGCTTGTTGACACTACTGGTGCTGGAGATGCATTTATTGGAGCAACTCTTTACG CTATTTGTGCAGATATGCCTCTAGAGAAAATGTTGCCTTTCGCTGCTCAAGTG GCAGCAGCTGGATGTAGAGCCTTAGGAGCTCGAAGTGGTCTTCCATGGCACACAGATCCACGTCTGGCTCCATTTTTATCTTAA